From the genome of Argentina anserina chromosome 4, drPotAnse1.1, whole genome shotgun sequence, one region includes:
- the LOC126790735 gene encoding indole-3-acetic acid-amido synthetase GH3.10-like — protein sequence MEPDVVCNNHSNGHDIIRWFEDVSENAESVQTQTLRRIVELHWGVEYLRKWLGDVDIHKVDACVLESLYTSLVPLVSHADLEPYILRIANGYSSPILTQQPLTTLSLRVYPTSEGGKILEFLYSSKQFKTRGGLTAGTATTHYYYASQEFKIKQENTKSFTCSPKEVISSGDSYSIVQSFIASEGLWSDLCIDLRDGTLSKRINLPKVRKAVLDIGCVLVQLSLLKKLAYADF from the exons ATGGAGCCCGATGTAGTGTGCAATAACCACAGCAACGGCCATGACATCATTCGGTGGTTTGAAGATGTATCGGAGAACGCAGAGTCGGTTCAAACGCAGACGCTGAGGCGAATAGTTGAGCTGCATTGGGGGGTGGAGTATCTCAGGAAATGGTTGGGGGACGTCGACATCCATAAGGTTGATGCATGTGTATTGGAGTCACTATACACCTCTTTGGTTCCTCTTGTTTCACATGCGGATTTAGAGCCTTACATTTTGAGAATTGCAAATGGGTACTCGTCTCCTATACTTACCCAACAACCTCTGACTACTCTCTCTTTGAG GGTTTATCCAACAAGCGAAGGAGGAAAGATCCTAGAATTCTTATACAGCAGCAAACAGTTCAAAACAAGGGGAGGACTAACTGCAGGAACGGCTACAACCCACTACTACTATGCAAGTCAGGAATTCAAAATCAAACAGGAAAACACCAAGTCATTCACTTGCAGCCCAAAAGAAGTCATTTCAAGTGGAGACA GCTACAGCATAGTCCAGTCCTTTATCGCATCTGAAGGGCTTTGGAGTGACTTATGCATTGACCTTAGAGATGGCACTTTGAGTAAAAGAATCAACCTACCCAAAGTGAGAAAAGCAGTGTTGGATATCGGCTGTGTTTTGGTACAGCTGAGCTTATTAAAAAAACTGGCTTATGCtgatttctga
- the LOC126790736 gene encoding L10-interacting MYB domain-containing protein-like translates to MPNSKEQASWNENLVEVFVDLCIKEVHKNSKSGSHFSSNGWKTIVKCFVEQTGKDYTRKQLKNKWDSLKGDWKLWKTLKSVKTGLGWNPILNTIDADEEFWREQIGEYARFRKKGISPEFEAKLDQLFLGTTATGKHAWAPSSTLLIPDSPEEGDNDIHCEGSGDSDERDVSTNTLPKRRRSDRAMKDKGKLPAKKDKVGGAAQLAKEIGRMCSAIESRSTASSAVHNARTNIVEVMKDVTALPGAEQGTSLWFFATRLFLSPEKREMYCTMDDPSMKLEWLKFEMTEK, encoded by the exons ATGCCAAATTCCAAAGAACAAGCTAGTTGGAATGAGAATTTAGTTGAAGTTTTTGTTGACCTATGTATCAAGGAGGTGCATAAAAATTCAAAGTCAGGTTCTCACTTTAGTTCAAATGGATGGAAGACTATTGTCAAATGTTTTGTTGAACAAACCGGAAAAGATTATACTAGAAAACAACTTAAAAATAAGTGGGATTCCCTTAAAGGTGactggaaattatggaaaacATTGAAGAGTGTAAAGACCGGTCTTGGGTGGAATCCCATCCTCAACACTATTGATGCGGATGAGGAGTTTTGGCGTGAACAAATTGGG GAATATGCAAGGTTTAGAAAAAAGGGAATATCACCTGAGTTTGAAGCTAAGTTGGATCAGCTGTTCTTAGGTACTACAGCCACTGGAAAACATGCATGGGCACCATCTTCTACACTTCTTATCCCAGATAGTCCAGAGGAAGGTGATAATGATATCCACTGTGAAGGTAGTGGTGACTCTGATGAGAGAGATGTATCCACTAACACTTTGCCTAAGAGGAGAAGAAGTGATAGAGCTATGAAAGATAAGGGAAAACTTCCTGCAAAGAAGGATAAGGTTGGAGGTGCTGCTCAGTTGGCCAAAGAAATTGGTAGAATGTGTTCAGCAATTGAAAGTAGAAGTACTGCATCTTCAGCAGTCCATAATGCCCGCACTAATATTGTCGAAGTAATGAAAGATGTCACTGCATTGCCTGGAGCTGAGCAAGGCACTAGCTTGTGGTTCTTTGCTACTCGACTGTTTTTGAGtccagagaagagagagatgtaTTGTACTATGGATGATCCTAGCATGAAGTTAGAATGGTTGAAGTTTGAGATGACCGAGAAATGA
- the LOC126790523 gene encoding stomatal closure-related actin-binding protein 3: MTKISPEFEVNFTTGGVLSVSADVSFISNGFPKYKLGPDNQILDEPKGGSDGPSLKEVVEEETNQLSEQHKRLSVRDLASKFDKNLAAAAKLSEEANIREVASLEGHVLLKKLRDALEYLRGLLAGRNKEDVEEAISMVEALAVKLTQKEGELIQDKFEVKKLASFLKQTSEDAKKLVNQEKSFACAEIESARGIVKRIGEALEERSRATEDPKKQDVEELVEVVQEARRIKLMHQPSKVMDMEHELRALRTQIREKCIVSVKLQKELAVSKRAEENKARGCAIVGSETLGSYLQIQPCSENAPQLSSCSIQWYRVSPDGSLNEAISGANKLGYAPEPLDVGRTLGADIISSVKKVTVTTAGPIDPAAGLESYIDTLLRKSNTEFHVVISQMNGRDFPSRSVHVFHVGKVRMKLCRGWITKSREIYSSSMQLCGARGDVANATKGVYWQPRKGLSFVLTFESEQDRNAAILLARKYALDCNALLAGPDDRV; the protein is encoded by the exons ATGACGAAGATAAGTCCTGAATTTGAAGTGAATTTCACAACAGGGGGGGTTCTTTCAGTTTCAGCTGATGTCAGCTTCATTTCTAATGGTTTCCCGAAGTACAAATTAGGACCTGATAATCAGATACTGGACGAGCCGAAGGGTGGTAGCGATGGTCCATCCTTAAAAGAGGTAGTGGAAGAAGAAACCAACCAATTGTCAGAGCAGCATAAACGCCTTTCAGTTCGCGACCTTGCCAGTAAATTTGATAAGAACTTGGCTGCCGCTGCTAAATTGTCTGAAGAG gcAAACATTAGAGAAGTGGCTTCTTTGGAAGGACATGTTCTTTTGAAGAAGCTTAGAGATGCATTGGAATATTTGAGAGGGCTTTTAGCAGGGAGAAACAAGGAGGATGTGGAGGAAGCTATTTCAAtg GTGGAAGCTTTAGCTGTAAAGTTGACTCAAAAGGAAGGAGAATTGATACAGGACAAGTTTGAAGTGAAAAAGCTAGCCAGCTTTCTCAAACAG ACTTCTGAGGATGCTAAAAAGCTGGTCAACCAAGAGAAATCTTTTGCCTGTGCTGAAATTGAAAGTGCAAGGGGAATAGTCAAAAGAATTGGAGAGGCTCTTGAAGAACGAAGCAGAGCTACAGAAGATCCTAAAAAACAG GATGTGGAGGAACTAGTTGAGGTGGTCCAGGAAGCTAGGAGAATTAAATTGATGCATCAGCCAAGCAAG GTCATGGATATGGAACATGAGCTTCGTGCATTACGAACACAGATTCGAGAAAAATGCATAGTCTCAGTGAAGCTTCAGAAAGAG CTGGCAGTGAGCAAGAGGGCAGAGGAAAACAAAGCTCGTGGATGTGCTATAGTTGGTTCTGAGACTCTAGGTTCGTATCTGCAAATCCAACCTTGCTCAGAAAATGCTCCACAGCTTTCAAGCTGTTCAATCCAGTGGTATCGTGTTTCACCAGATGGCAGCTTGAATGAAGCTATTTCAG GTGCCAATAAATTAGGTTATGCTCCAGAGCCTTTGGATGTTGGAAGAACCTTAGGTGCAGACATTATTTCCAGTGTTAAAAAAGTGACCGTTACGACTGCTGGCCCAATTGATCCTG CGGCAGGACTTGAAAGCTACATAGACACACTTCTGCGAAAATCTAACACGGAATTTCAT GTTGTTATTTCACAAATGAATGGCCGTGATTTTCCATCACGTTCTGTTCATGTCTTTCATGTGGGGAAGGTGAGGATGAAGCTATGCAGAGGATGGATTACAAAGTCTAGAGAAATATATTCCTCATCGATGCAG CTATGTGGCGCTAGAGGAGATGTTGCTAATGCGACCAAGGGAGTGTATTGGCAACCAAGGAAGGGTCTTTCATTTGTATTAACTTTTGAGTCGGAGCAAGATAGAAACGCAGCAATACTCCTTGCCAGGAAATATGCTCTTGATTGCAAT GCCTTGCTTGCTGGACCAGATGATAGAGTATAG
- the LOC126790530 gene encoding uncharacterized protein LOC126790530 translates to MVGWQRNCIQSLTHHFRKTTLSDTQLRRPFYLCSQHSGISSSRNLLEQSSSHVPCPNTQTPPPQALKQVQYVLKGVTQDPNKIDLVGKLVRGMRVEDVLSQLSVTDKQAAKTVYQAIFSARADATYKHGLDPDRLLVAGASIGKGFVGFSKKRLAYHGKGNGIKVRPKHQLTVILREIAPEEEAQIAEQRADNFLYLSKRLRLTKEENQHVPPELLRKIKDKYCNALPSGVAS, encoded by the exons ATGGTTGGCTGGCAGAGGAATTGCATTCAATCCCTAACCCATCATTTTCGGAAAACAACACTATCCGACACCCAACTGCGCCGCCCTTTTTATCTCTGCTCCCAACACTCG GGAATCTCCAGTTCAAGGAACTTACTTGAGCAATCCTCATCTCATGTCCCATGTCCCAATACCCAAACTCCACCGCCTCAAGCTTTAAAACAAGTTCAATATGTCTTGAAGGGTGTTACTCAG GACCCTAACAAGATTGATCTGGTTGGCAAACTTGTTCGTGGTATGCGTGTTGAAGATGTGTTGTCACAATTGTCAGTGACAGACAAGCAAGCTGCAAAAACCGTGTATCAG GCTATTTTCTCAGCTCGAGCAGATGCGACTTATAAACATGGGTTGGATCCAGATCGTCTACTTGTTG CTGGGGCATCTATTGGAAAGGGATTTGTGGGATTCAGCAAAAAGAGATTAGCCTACCACGGTAAAGGCAATGGAATTAAAGTAAGACCAAAACACCAACTGACGGTGATTTTAAGGGAGATAGCCCCTGAAGAAGAGGCGCAGATAGCCGAACAAAGAGCTGACAATTTTCTTTATCTCAGTAAGCGCCTCAGGCTCACAAAGGAGGAAAATCAGCATGTTCCTCCCGAGCTTCTTCGGAAAATCAAAGACAAATACTGTAATGCTCTGCCAAGTGGTGTAGCTTCATGA
- the LOC126790524 gene encoding E3 ubiquitin-protein ligase PRT1-like, with product MDNNKETLMKQEEEEPDNFREDFQCCVCLELLYKPVVLGCGHISCFWCVFNSMNAFYESSCPVCRHPYNHFPSICNLLHFLLQKLYPTAYQRREKQVGDEEKEAGNFSPEVQHPLARPYHTGSNIPQPCPESKISECCSSGVGESPSHVNSPETTIDHEADISVLLTSSKNVEPTENAAIEEHCLHGNDLDNGTHKEISVSDLLCVACKSLLFQPVVLNCGHVYCESCIIIPEDGTFRCQICQSMHPNGFPSVCLILEHFLEEQYPEAYAQRRVSSVKQADSQVNVRRRVGQSSSKLFDEYISGWYGVGPKVHFGIGCDYCGMSPIIGERYRCKDCVERMGFDLCGACYKAPSKISGRFNQQHKPEHKLEIVEPVRINFLTYQSDEDGAEVLEHLGDVPPVPLPQEPENGSNNQQNDSAAILMSADTSRDPDDDFNDCLPDLTQE from the exons ATGGATAACAACAAGGAAACCTTAATgaagcaagaagaagaagagcctGACAATTTCCGAGAAGACTTTCAGTGCTGTGTTTGCCT GGAACTTCTTTACAAGCCAGTTGTTTTAG GATGTGGCCACATTTCATGTTTCTGGTGTGTCTTCAATTCAATGAATGCATTCTATGAGTCCAGCTGTCCAGTTTGTCGGCACCCATATAATCATTTTCCTAGTATCTGTAATTTGCTGCATTTCCTACTCCAAAAATTGTATCCGACAGCATATCAGAGAAGGGAAAAGCAAGTGGGAG ATGAAGAGAAGGAAGCTGGCAACTTCTCACCTGAAGTTCAACATCCGCTAGCCAGACCATATCATACTGGGTCCAATATTCCTCAACCTTGTCCAGAGTCAAAGATATCTGAATGCTGTTCTTCTGGGGTAGGAGAATCTCCTTCACATGTAAATTCACCAGAAACAACGATAGACCATGAAGCTGATATTTCAGTTCTTCTGACATCTTCAAAGAATGTTGAACCAACTGAAAATGCAGCCATCGAAGAGCACTGTTTACATGGTAATGATCTTGATAATGGAACTCACAAGGAGATTTCTGTTTCAGATCTACTATGTGTTGCGTGCAAGAGTCTGCTCTTTCAACCTGTCGTTCTGAATTGTGGCCATG TATATTGTGAATCTTGTATAATTATTCCAGAAGATGGAACTTTTAGGTGTCAAATTTGTCAAAGCATGCATCCAAATGGATTTCCAAGTGTATGCCTAATTTTAGAGCATTTCTTGGAGGAGCAATATCCTGAAGCTTATGCACAGAGACGAGTATCTTCAGTAAAACAAGCTGATAGTCAGG TGAATGTTCGTCGACGTGTGGgccaatcatcatcaaaactgTTTGATGAGTACATCTCCGGCTGGTATGGTGTCGGGCCAAAAGTTCACTTTGGAATTGGTTGTGACTACTGCGGG ATGTCTCCAATTATTGGCGAGAGGTACAGATGTAAAGACTGTGTGGAGAGGATGGGTTTTGATCTATGTGGAGCATGCTATAAAGCCCCATCCAAGATCTCTGGTCGATTCAATCAGCAACATAAACCAGAACACAAACTTGAGATTGTAGAGCCAGTAAGAATAAACTTCCTTACCTACCAGTCAGATGAAGATGGTGCTGAGGTGCTGGAACACTTGGGAGATGTCCCTCCCGTTCCACTTCCACAAGAACCAGAAAATGGCTCTAACAATCAGCAAAATGATTCTGCTGCTATTCTGATGTCAGCTGATACTTCACGAGATCCAGATGATGATTTTAATGATTGTTTACCGGATTTGACTCAAGAATGA
- the LOC126790532 gene encoding cyclin-dependent kinase inhibitor 5-like has translation MGKYMRKSKPTGDVAVMEVTQAASLGVRTRAKTLALQRSTSSYLQLRSRRLEKPPIHVPKRHHHHPKQQPSPPKPEKVAEELSPPKAEEEEEDNNELGGGGENHGEDEEEASFGENVLEFEGRERSTRESTPCSLIRDPDTIRTPGSTTRPTDSADTNRRIQNSSQRHIPTAHDMDEFFAGAEEEQQKQFVDKYNFDPVNDNPLPGRYEWQKLDP, from the exons ATGGGCAAGTACATGAGGAAGTCCAAGCCCACCGGTGACGTGGCGGTCATGGAAGTCACACAGGCCGCCTCTCTCGGGGTTCGCACCAGAGCCAAGACCCTAGCTCTCCAGCGCTCCACCTCCTCCTATCTCCAGCTCCGCAGCCGCCGCCTCGAGAAGCCTCCTATTCACGTCCCCAAGAggcaccaccaccaccccaaGCAGCAGCCCTCGCCGCCGAAGCCCGAAAAAGTCGCCGAGGAATTGTCGCCGCCGAaagcggaggaggaggaggaggacaaTAATGAGTTAGGTGGCGGCGGAGAAAATCACGgcgaagatgaagaagaagcttcGTTCGGTGAGAATGTGCTCGAGTTCGAAGGTAGAGAGAG AAGCACTAGGGAATCCACGCCTTGCAGCTTGATAAGGGACCCAGACACCATCAGAACCCCTGGTTCTACTACGAGGCCTACTGATTCAGCTGATACTAACAGGAGAATACAGAACTCATCACAGAGACACATACCAACAGCACATGACATGGATGAGTTCTTTGCTGGTGCTGAAGAAGAGCAGCAGAAGCAATTCGTTGACAA ATACAACTTTGACCCTGTGAATGATAATCCGCTACCAGGACGGTATGAATGGCAGAAATTGGATCCTTAG